A single window of Caldicellulosiruptor bescii DSM 6725 DNA harbors:
- a CDS encoding sigma-70 family RNA polymerase sigma factor, with protein sequence MQQSEKRQFAKVQSQLLIVDNLKLVYHVANKFMPCPKGYYYEVDDLVSEGYIGLVVAAKNYDPAKGSFSTYACKVIESKIKRSLPKYELSCAISLDSPVSKEPEEDTSTVADIISDGYSVESEVIRKDTVQKLHRYFAILTEEEKERVLYYISTGKNLPASDNVFKKARRKIIAKMRQEQFEADLDDLTVFISCPAVHIASGSNFGYSPVEATVIDREEKRKQLEVLSAIPQLDKLRVLKQQGEQDRMKLLVAKWEVEEFIERNWDNLTIQNARLLQDYFVYCLSHLSMVQKYGSKYREQIKRVVKKLAL encoded by the coding sequence CAAATAAATTTATGCCATGTCCAAAGGGCTATTACTATGAAGTTGATGACCTTGTCAGTGAAGGGTACATTGGACTTGTTGTTGCAGCAAAGAACTATGACCCTGCCAAAGGCAGTTTTTCAACCTATGCTTGCAAGGTGATTGAGAGCAAGATAAAAAGAAGCTTGCCAAAATACGAGTTATCTTGTGCCATCTCTTTGGACAGTCCAGTATCAAAAGAACCCGAAGAAGATACATCTACAGTTGCAGATATAATCTCAGATGGTTATTCAGTCGAAAGCGAAGTGATTAGGAAAGACACAGTCCAAAAGCTACATAGGTATTTTGCCATCTTAACCGAAGAGGAAAAAGAAAGAGTCTTATATTACATCTCCACAGGAAAGAATTTACCTGCCAGTGATAATGTGTTCAAAAAAGCAAGAAGAAAGATAATAGCCAAGATGAGACAAGAACAGTTTGAGGCAGACCTTGACGACTTGACAGTGTTTATATCCTGCCCAGCTGTGCATATAGCAAGTGGTAGTAATTTTGGCTATTCACCAGTTGAGGCAACTGTTATTGATAGAGAAGAGAAAAGAAAACAGCTTGAGGTTTTGTCTGCAATACCACAATTGGACAAGCTGAGGGTTTTAAAACAACAAGGCGAACAGGACAGAATGAAACTTCTTGTTGCCAAGTGGGAAGTAGAAGAGTTTATAGAACGCAACTGGGATAATCTCACAATCCAGAATGCAAGGCTTTTGCAGGACTATTTTGTGTATTGTCTTTCCCATCTTTCAATGGTACAAAAGTATGGCAGCAAGTACAGAGAGCAAATAAAAAGAGTGGTCAAAAAGTTAGCTTTGTAA